The candidate division WOR-3 bacterium genome includes the window ATGCAATGCATTTTTGGGACTACGTTTTAGAAACTAAATTCAAGGACGCAGAGTCGTACTGCAGAGAAAAAAACACAGAAATTGGACTCGTGGTTTCGCAGGAAAGAGACAGGTACAAAGTTTTTACAAAAAAAAATAAAATTCTCGCCGAAGTTTCCGGCAAAATGGAATATTTTGCCGTGTCCCCTCTTGATTTTCCGGCCGTCGGCGATATCGTCGTGGTTAAAACCTGCAACGGAGAAAGCAAGGGCATAATTGAAGAAATCCTGCCGAGGAAAAATTACATCTCCCGAAAAGAAGTGACAGGCAGGAAAAAAGATGAAAATATATTAAATTTCCAGGTCATTGCCTCGAATGTAGATTCAGTTTTCATCGTTCAGAGCCTGGACAGCAACTTCAGCCCGAGAAGGGTTGAGAGGTATCTCGTCGTAATAAAGGAAAGCAAAGCCAGACCAATAATCCTTTTAAGCAAAAGGGATCTTTTAAGCGAAAAAGAGGCGGAGGAGAAAATTGGTTTAATAATCAAGGAGTCTCCTGAAGTCAAAGTTTTAGCATACAGCGCTGTCGAAAACACAGGCATCAATGAAATTAAAAGCGAGATTTCGGCAGGAGATGTATTTTGCATGCTCGGCTCTTCGGGTGCGGGTAAGTCGACACTCATAAACACGCTTCTTGGACAAGACCTCCTCGAAGTGTCCGAAGTCAGATCCTACGATTCTAAGGGCAGGCACACCACTTCGAGAAGGCAGATGATGTTTATTGATGGTGGAAGCGCTCTCATCGACACCCCGGGTATGAGAGAAATTGGAATATGCGACGGCGAGTCCAGCCCTGACGAAATATTTCAGGAAATACAAAAAATTGCGGGGCAGTGTAGATTTGCCGACTGCACTCACAGGTCTGAACCAGGCTGTATGGTCAGGGCGGCTCTTGAAAACGGTTTAATAGAAAAGAAACGGTACGACAGCTATTTAAAGCTGAACAGAGAAAAGAATTTCCTCGCTAAAACGAAACCATCTGCAAGAGGGTACAAAAATGAACGGGAAAAGAAAATAGCAAAGATTTCCCGCCAGAGGAAAGATTTCTTTGGATGAAGATTAGTTTTTTTACATTTGAGCATATTTATTATAGAATTTAGTGATATATGTCACCAATTCTAACCAAAGGAGGTCCTGTGTCTCTCCAATATGATCTTTTATATTCTGAAAACGCCAAAGCTTTCAAGAAATCCGCCATCAGAGAACTTCTGAAGCTGACAGCAAAACCGAATATAATTTCTTTCGCGGGTGGGCTTCCCCACCACGACACTTTTCCGATACCTCATATTAAGGAAATCGTGACAGGCATATTGGAAAAAGAGGGAAAAAAAATCCTTCAGTATTCTACGACAGAGGGAGACCAGGGCTTGAAAGAAGAGCTTTGCAAGTGGCTGGCAAAAGACGGTGTCCAAACAACCCCTGACAAGATGTTGATAGTCAGCGCTTCACAGCAGGCTCTTGACCTTATCGCGAGAATTTTCCTCAACCCTGGAGACACTTGTATAGTGGGACTTCCAACATACCTGGGCTTCATCCAGTCCGCGGCGGCAGTCAGAGGCACCATGATAGGAATCCCTCTCGACGACGACGGAATGAAAACCGACTTTGTAGAGGAAACAATAAAAAAACTGATAAACGAAGGAAAAAAACCTAAGTTTATATACGTAATACCGGATTTTCAAAATCCTGCCGGCGTCACAATGTCACTGGAAAGGAGAAAAAAACTTCTCGAAATAGCCGAAGAATTCGAAATGATAATAATCGAAGATTCACCCTACAGAAAACTGAGATACAGTGGAAAAGCCTTGCCGTCAATTTTCGAACTGGACAACGGTAGGGGCTACGTCGTAACGCTCTACACCTTTTCCAAAATATTTCTTCCGGGGTTCAGACTCGGATGGATCATCGGTCCCAAACACGTCATAGAGAAGATGGTTTTGGCAAAGCAGGGAATGGACCTTTGCACTTCACTTTTCACACAGGCGATATCCAGAGAATACATCCGGGCTGACCTCCTTGATGAGAGAATTGAAAAGAACATAGTCCTTTACAGTAAAAAAAGAAAAAAAATGCTCGAAGCCCTTGAAAAATACATGCCGAAAATGGAAGGACTGAAATGGACAAAACCAGAGGGGGGGCTTTTCCTCTGGTTGTCACTGCCGCAGAATATCAACACCGACAGGATGTTCTACAAAGCAGTAGAAGAAAACGTAGCCTACGTGATTGGAAGCGCTTTTTACTGCGACGGAGGCGGACAAAACACCATGAGGCTGAACTTTTCATATCCTTCGGAAGAAGAAATCGATATAGGAATTCAAAGGCTGGCAAAGGTTATTGAAAAAGAAAAAGAGACGATAGACAAGGGGCTCAACAATATCTTCCCCCAGTCTCCATAAAATTATTCCAAGGGAATGACCATTCGGGAGCTCGGAATAAGTTCCCTTTTTTCTACTTGTTCGCCTTTAATGGAAATTATTATTGTTATTTTTTTTTCGTCTCTCAGAAAATTTTCATAATTCACCACGAGGGTTCCGGGGACGAAATTTCTCAAGTCTACCGACAAACTCGGCGGTGGAACCGAAGACCTTAAGACGGCGGCGTCGAAATAATTGGATTTTATGTTTATGGAAATTCTGTCGGAAGAATCAACGTTTTCAAAACGGCATGTTAAAAAACCCGGATCACTGTGGGAATTTCTGTATTTAATAGCGAAAACAAACAAAACGAGAGGCAGAATCAAGACTAAAACGCTTATAAAAATTTCTTTTTTTTTGCTCATGGTTGTTTTATATTTAACAACCTGAAAGGCAATAAATCAACTCTTATGAGTCATAAATTTTTCGACCACACCTCCGATATCGGGGTGGAATTGTTTTCAGACACTGATGAAGGATTATTTAAAGAATTAGCTCTCGTTTTGAAAGAAGTGGTTATCGGTAAAAAGAGAAATAAAACGAAGCTCGTACGCTTAGTTCACCTCGAATCATTTTCTATTGAAAACCTTTTTTTTGATTTTGCTTCAGACCTAGTATACACTGCCGACACCGAATTTTTGTTACCAGACAGATTGGGGTCTATTTCAGTCACAAAAAAATTACAAGTGTTTTGCGCTTCATGCGGAAATTGAGTTTTTTGAAATCGGACTTGATGATAAAATAAGACACTATGTCAAAGGATCAACCCCGGAAAGTCTTACTTTTAAAAAAAAACTATCACGCGAGGATAATACTTGACGTCTGACCTGGGTTTAAAACCTGTTTCTGAAAATTTGTGGGAGCTTAAAAAATCCCACGACATGAAAGTTCCTGGAAGAATTTACGCTAACAAGCGAATCATCGAAAACCTCGACGCCAATGTTCTCTTGCAGTTGGAAAACGTGTCCTGTCTTCCCGAGATTCTATTGTATTCTGTAGCTATGCCTGACGCCCACTTGGGATACGGATTCCCGATAGGAGGTGTCGCGGCTTTCCCTATGAGCGACGGCATAATATCCCCGGGAGGCATCGGATTTGACATAAACTGCGGCGTCCGGCTTTTAAAGACAGGAATATCTTCAAAAGGAATGTCTGCGAAAGTCAAAAAATTGACAGATACAATTTTTCAGAACATCCCACTCGGTCTGGGTCATGGGGCGATATACAAGCCTGATAAATCAGAGATAAAGCAAGTGCTCTCAAAAGGCGCTCGGTTCATAGTCGATTCAGGCATGGGAGAAGAACACGATCTCGCCAGATGCGAGTCAGAAGGTTTTTTTCATGAAGCCGATACTGAAGGAGTTTCTAAGAGAGCTGTCGAAAGAGGATCCTCACAGCTTGGTAGCCTCGGAGCGGGAAACCACTTTATCGAAATTGACTCCATAGAAGAAATTCAAGATCAACCCTTCGCAGATTCAGCGGGTCTTTTCCCCGGTGAAATTGTCATTCTAATCCATTCCGGCTCAAGAGGGTTGGGGCATCAGATAACGACGGAGTGGATTCAAGTTCTGGAGAAAGAAAGGCAAAAAAAGAACATCCTTCTCAAAGACAGGCAATT containing:
- the rsgA gene encoding ribosome small subunit-dependent GTPase A, which codes for MHFWDYVLETKFKDAESYCREKNTEIGLVVSQERDRYKVFTKKNKILAEVSGKMEYFAVSPLDFPAVGDIVVVKTCNGESKGIIEEILPRKNYISRKEVTGRKKDENILNFQVIASNVDSVFIVQSLDSNFSPRRVERYLVVIKESKARPIILLSKRDLLSEKEAEEKIGLIIKESPEVKVLAYSAVENTGINEIKSEISAGDVFCMLGSSGAGKSTLINTLLGQDLLEVSEVRSYDSKGRHTTSRRQMMFIDGGSALIDTPGMREIGICDGESSPDEIFQEIQKIAGQCRFADCTHRSEPGCMVRAALENGLIEKKRYDSYLKLNREKNFLAKTKPSARGYKNEREKKIAKISRQRKDFFG
- a CDS encoding PLP-dependent aminotransferase family protein, giving the protein MSPILTKGGPVSLQYDLLYSENAKAFKKSAIRELLKLTAKPNIISFAGGLPHHDTFPIPHIKEIVTGILEKEGKKILQYSTTEGDQGLKEELCKWLAKDGVQTTPDKMLIVSASQQALDLIARIFLNPGDTCIVGLPTYLGFIQSAAAVRGTMIGIPLDDDGMKTDFVEETIKKLINEGKKPKFIYVIPDFQNPAGVTMSLERRKKLLEIAEEFEMIIIEDSPYRKLRYSGKALPSIFELDNGRGYVVTLYTFSKIFLPGFRLGWIIGPKHVIEKMVLAKQGMDLCTSLFTQAISREYIRADLLDERIEKNIVLYSKKRKKMLEALEKYMPKMEGLKWTKPEGGLFLWLSLPQNINTDRMFYKAVEENVAYVIGSAFYCDGGGQNTMRLNFSYPSEEEIDIGIQRLAKVIEKEKETIDKGLNNIFPQSP
- a CDS encoding archease, producing MSHKFFDHTSDIGVELFSDTDEGLFKELALVLKEVVIGKKRNKTKLVRLVHLESFSIENLFFDFASDLVYTADTEFLLPDRLGSISVTKKLQVFCASCGN
- a CDS encoding RtcB family protein yields the protein MTSDLGLKPVSENLWELKKSHDMKVPGRIYANKRIIENLDANVLLQLENVSCLPEILLYSVAMPDAHLGYGFPIGGVAAFPMSDGIISPGGIGFDINCGVRLLKTGISSKGMSAKVKKLTDTIFQNIPLGLGHGAIYKPDKSEIKQVLSKGARFIVDSGMGEEHDLARCESEGFFHEADTEGVSKRAVERGSSQLGSLGAGNHFIEIDSIEEIQDQPFADSAGLFPGEIVILIHSGSRGLGHQITTEWIQVLEKERQKKNILLKDRQLSYTEINSEKGIRYMGAMKAAGNFAFANRQLMTHRIRGIIKKIFSPSCEVELVYDCSHNIAMEEVWRGRNVLVHRKGATRANPMHKIKYGEKYFPAPVIVPGSMGTGFTLFSPKDKCEETFFSLPHGSGRLMSRKQACKKFREKEVKKELMKKGIYVKNNTYEGVSEEAPDVYKGLEDIEETVTKAGLASKMLNANPMGNIKG